The proteins below are encoded in one region of Balaenoptera acutorostrata chromosome 11, mBalAcu1.1, whole genome shotgun sequence:
- the THAP2 gene encoding THAP domain-containing protein 2, whose protein sequence is MPTNCAAAGCATTYNKHINISFHRFPLDPKRRKEWVRLVRRKNFVPGKHTFLCSKHFEASCFDLTGQTRRLKMDAVPTIFDFCTHIKSMKLKSRNLLKKNSSCTPNGPSNLKSNISSQQVLLEHSYAFRNPMEAKKRIIKLEKEIASLRRKMKTCLQKERRATRRWIKATCLVKNLEANNILLKGTSEHILPTALNSLPLEDFKILEQDQQGKTLPIL, encoded by the exons ATGCCGACCAATTGCGCCGCGGCGGGTTGTGCTACTACCTACAACAAGCACATTAACATCAGCTTCCACAG gtttcctTTGGAtcctaaaagaagaaaagaatgggtTCGCCTGGTTAGGCGCAAAAATTTTGTGCCAGGAAAACATACTTTTCTTTGTTCAAAGCACTTTGAAGCCTCCTGCTTTGACCTAACAGGACAAACTAGACGACTTAAAATGGATGCTGTTCCAACCATTTTTGATTTTTGTACCCACATAAAGTCCATG AAACTCAAGTCAAGGAATCTTCTGAAGAAAAACAGCAGTTGTACTCCAAACGGACCATCTAATTTAAAATCAAACATTAGTAGTCAGCAAGTACTACTTGAACACAGTTATGCCTTTAGGAATCCTATGGAAGCAAAAAAGAGGATAATTAaactggaaaaggaaatagcaagtttaagaaggaaaatgaaaacttgCCTACAGAAAGAACGCAGAGCAACTCGAAGATGGATCAAAGCCACGTGCTTGGTGAAGAATCTAGAAGCAAATAATATATTACTTAAGGGCACATCAGAACACATTTTACCAACTGCCTTAAACAGTCTTCCTTTGGAAGATTTCAAGATTCTTGAACAAGATCAACAAGGTAAAACGTTACCAATTCTCTAA